The Ruminococcus bovis genome includes a region encoding these proteins:
- a CDS encoding TOTE conflict system archaeo-eukaryotic primase domain-containing protein translates to MCRQFDIPLAVERSRSGNGAHDWLFFEESVTAAIARKLGSAILTTEKNQISIQRCKEFFISIPVSLSNENIIISDSEKTYYEGLCEG, encoded by the coding sequence GTGTGCAGACAGTTCGATATACCGTTAGCTGTTGAGCGTTCCCGTTCAGGGAACGGTGCACATGATTGGCTGTTTTTTGAAGAATCTGTTACGGCGGCAATCGCGCGGAAGCTTGGCAGTGCGATTCTGACAACAGAAAAAAATCAAATCAGCATTCAACGGTGTAAAGAATTTTTTATCAGCATTCCTGTTAGTTTATCAAATGAGAATATAATAATCTCCGATAGTGAGAAAACCTATTATGAGGGGCTGTGTGAGGGGTGA
- a CDS encoding nucleotidyltransferase domain-containing protein — MCSKSELQIILSEIAKTARETFGEHLDSVILYGSYARGDYTPDSDVDMMILVKGIAPENLWRYRDSITEKSSELGLAYDVQITPLIKDADTFRKYLGVLPFYQNVMKEGLMVA, encoded by the coding sequence ATGTGCTCAAAAAGTGAATTGCAGATAATTCTATCCGAAATAGCTAAAACAGCGAGGGAGACCTTCGGTGAGCATCTTGATTCCGTTATCCTCTACGGCTCCTATGCGCGCGGCGATTATACGCCCGACTCGGATGTGGATATGATGATTTTGGTAAAGGGGATCGCTCCCGAGAATTTGTGGAGATACAGAGATTCCATCACAGAAAAGTCCTCTGAATTAGGACTTGCGTATGATGTTCAAATCACGCCGTTGATTAAGGACGCGGATACTTTCCGAAAGTATCTGGGTGTATTACCTTTTTATCAGAATGTCATGAAAGAGGGCTTGATGGTTGCTTAG
- a CDS encoding metal-dependent transcriptional regulator, whose protein sequence is MQLKESGEMYLESIYVLSKEHPYVRSIDVGEYLGYSKPSVSRAMGLLKDGGYVTANSDGHLTLTDLGREVAEKTYERHTVLTALFRKLGVDEKIAAADACKIEHVISDETFTALKHHAKKMENMANK, encoded by the coding sequence ATGCAACTGAAAGAATCAGGCGAAATGTATCTGGAATCAATATATGTACTTAGTAAGGAACATCCTTATGTTCGTTCTATAGATGTTGGTGAATATTTAGGTTACTCAAAGCCTAGTGTCAGTAGAGCAATGGGACTACTGAAAGACGGTGGTTATGTTACTGCTAACAGTGACGGTCATCTTACTCTTACTGATTTAGGTAGGGAAGTAGCCGAGAAAACTTATGAAAGACATACTGTACTTACTGCATTGTTCAGAAAGTTAGGTGTTGATGAGAAAATTGCAGCAGCTGATGCTTGTAAGATTGAACATGTTATCAGTGATGAAACATTTACTGCACTAAAGCACCATGCAAAGAAAATGGAAAATATGGCTAACAAATAA
- a CDS encoding Ig-like domain-containing protein translates to MKKLISITLAIMMVFSTMVVVMADETEKDVTSKFSDKLKQRLAEATDTEEIYVDTWFTDLGRDVRTYNTVDKKIVDDILGEGQYKYSYYCIGIPNADLYLTKDQIYKLASSDEITRMSSYLLSDLTYGDDVDTSNNETPYQTFYKFMVSNGYKKPSGNADYGIINLGKIGNNTIFYGSATGVAPDMSAKTMDLGDYTFKYQEMYPDELGLFVVNNGTVKPLRYAYENNNSSLAKVISLLNKVDSKNVIHFTVYKDGKKVYDPTSAKFLSSKYSVKSGANVTVKLINGTVKSYKVSNSKVAKVNNKGVVTGLNKGNTTVTATLTNGKKLTTKISVTTAPKLSKTNVNIKKGNSTVVRVQGKVPSIAIKCTGNKKNVIVFVAKAKETNEIFIVGKKKGTANLKVKVNGVKTLNLKVNVK, encoded by the coding sequence ATGAAAAAACTAATATCAATTACATTGGCTATTATGATGGTATTTTCTACAATGGTTGTTGTAATGGCTGATGAAACAGAAAAAGATGTAACAAGTAAGTTTAGTGATAAGCTAAAGCAAAGATTAGCTGAAGCTACTGACACAGAAGAAATCTATGTTGATACTTGGTTTACCGATTTAGGTAGAGATGTTAGAACTTATAATACAGTTGACAAGAAAATTGTTGATGATATTTTAGGTGAAGGTCAATATAAATATTCTTACTACTGTATCGGTATTCCTAATGCCGATTTGTACTTAACTAAAGACCAAATTTACAAACTTGCATCATCAGATGAAATTACTAGAATGTCAAGTTATCTATTAAGTGATTTAACTTACGGTGATGATGTTGATACTTCAAACAATGAAACACCATACCAAACATTCTATAAGTTTATGGTAAGTAATGGCTACAAAAAACCAAGTGGTAATGCTGATTATGGCATTATTAACTTAGGCAAAATCGGTAACAACACAATATTCTATGGTAGTGCTACAGGTGTTGCACCGGATATGTCAGCTAAAACAATGGATTTAGGTGATTATACATTTAAGTATCAAGAAATGTATCCTGATGAATTAGGACTATTTGTTGTAAATAACGGTACAGTAAAGCCACTTCGTTATGCTTATGAAAATAACAACAGCAGTCTTGCAAAGGTTATTTCATTACTAAATAAAGTCGACAGTAAGAATGTAATCCATTTTACTGTTTACAAAGATGGTAAAAAGGTATATGACCCAACATCAGCAAAATTCTTAAGTTCAAAATATTCAGTAAAGTCAGGTGCTAATGTTACTGTTAAGTTGATTAACGGTACTGTAAAGAGCTATAAGGTATCTAATAGTAAAGTAGCTAAAGTTAACAATAAGGGTGTTGTAACCGGTTTAAATAAGGGTAATACAACAGTTACTGCTACACTAACTAATGGCAAAAAACTTACTACTAAAATATCTGTAACTACTGCACCAAAACTTTCAAAAACTAATGTTAATATTAAAAAGGGCAATAGCACAGTAGTTAGAGTACAAGGCAAAGTACCAAGCATTGCTATCAAGTGTACAGGCAACAAAAAGAATGTTATTGTATTTGTAGCAAAAGCTAAGGAAACAAATGAAATTTTCATTGTAGGTAAAAAGAAAGGTACTGCTAACCTAAAGGTAAAGGTTAATGGTGTTAAAACACTTAACCTAAAGGTAAATGTAAAGTAA
- a CDS encoding aldose epimerase family protein: MSKVEIRDFETTSKGENTHLYTIVNNIGESVTVCDYGATIVSLMIKDKDDNLTDVVLGYKHIADYENNGTYFGGTIGRCCGRIANGKFTLEGKAYTLPINNGNNHLHGGNVGFNRKLWNTKIENDSVVFTMTSADGEEGYPGNLKVKVKYTFDNDSTLTIEYGAVSDKDTVCNMTNHSYFNLNGDTSGSVINHLLKVNSKSYIPINKNLIPTGEITPTKGSPFDFSEFKEVETALNSSDIQISLEKGIDHMFVLNHNGDDLVLASSLIGEKTGINLKCYTTQKGVHIYSANYVDVPLTESKHSKAYKENSGICFETQGFPDAVNQDIFPTTVIKANEKYKQTTKFVFN; this comes from the coding sequence ATGTCAAAGGTAGAAATCAGAGATTTTGAAACAACTTCAAAAGGTGAAAATACTCACCTATATACTATTGTTAATAATATAGGTGAAAGTGTAACAGTATGTGACTATGGTGCAACTATTGTTTCCTTAATGATAAAGGATAAGGATGACAACTTAACTGATGTTGTGCTAGGCTATAAGCATATTGCAGATTACGAAAATAACGGTACTTACTTTGGTGGTACAATCGGCAGATGTTGTGGCAGAATTGCTAACGGTAAATTTACTTTAGAGGGCAAGGCATATACTTTGCCTATTAACAACGGCAACAACCATCTTCATGGTGGCAATGTTGGTTTTAACCGAAAGCTATGGAACACTAAAATTGAAAATGACAGTGTTGTATTTACAATGACAAGTGCTGATGGTGAAGAGGGTTATCCCGGTAACCTAAAGGTAAAAGTAAAGTATACCTTTGACAATGACAGTACCTTAACAATAGAGTATGGTGCAGTTTCTGACAAAGATACTGTTTGTAATATGACAAACCATTCTTACTTTAACCTTAACGGTGACACAAGTGGTAGTGTTATAAACCACCTACTAAAAGTAAACTCAAAAAGCTATATTCCTATTAACAAAAACCTAATTCCAACAGGTGAGATTACTCCTACTAAGGGTAGTCCATTTGACTTTAGCGAATTTAAAGAAGTTGAAACTGCACTAAACAGCAGTGATATACAAATTAGCCTTGAAAAAGGTATTGACCATATGTTTGTACTAAATCATAACGGTGATGACCTTGTACTTGCATCATCATTAATCGGTGAGAAAACAGGTATTAACCTAAAGTGCTACACAACCCAGAAAGGTGTTCATATTTATTCAGCAAACTATGTTGATGTACCTCTGACAGAAAGTAAACATAGCAAGGCATATAAAGAAAACTCAGGTATTTGCTTTGAAACTCAGGGTTTCCCTGATGCAGTAAATCAGGATATTTTCCCTACAACTGTTATTAAAGCAAATGAAAAGTATAAGCAGACAACTAAGTTTGTTTTTAATTAA
- the galT gene encoding UDP-glucose--hexose-1-phosphate uridylyltransferase, whose protein sequence is MKASLYSLILRLVSYGLNTGLIEKEDTIYTINQLLDLYKTDEPDDSSAELTDDSESNLEEILSGLLDYAYERKLIPENTVTYRDLFDVRIMSTMVKRPSEVIKEFWSNYNVSPVKATDYYYKFSRDTDYIRRYRVKKDLKWKTSTEYGDIDITINLSKPEKDPKAIAQAKLQKQSSYPKCLLCKENEGYAGRINHPARSNHRIIPITLDNSQWYMQYSPYVYYNEHCIVFNGEHTPMVIDSSTFRKLFDFIKMFPHYIIGSNADLPIVGGSILTHEHFQGGRYNFALNKADVEEKFSVSGYENVECGIVKWPMSVIRLTGEDTDSLIKLSEHILEKWRNYTDEDSFIFAETDGERHSTITPIVFTKNGKYVIDLVLRNNITTEEHPLGVFHPHKNLHHIKKENIGLIEVMGLAVLPSRLKNEMAMLKDAILTGKDISGIEEISKHTEWVNEFTQKYSSINEENIDEILHKEIGEVFLNVLKDAGVFKRNESGKKAFKKFIETL, encoded by the coding sequence ATGAAAGCAAGTTTATATAGTTTGATTTTACGATTAGTTTCTTATGGACTAAACACAGGTCTTATAGAAAAAGAAGATACTATCTATACTATCAATCAGTTACTTGATTTATACAAAACAGATGAACCTGATGACAGTAGTGCAGAACTTACTGATGACTCTGAAAGTAACCTTGAAGAAATTTTAAGTGGACTACTTGACTATGCTTACGAAAGAAAACTAATTCCTGAGAATACAGTTACATATCGTGACTTATTTGATGTTAGAATTATGAGTACAATGGTAAAAAGACCATCAGAAGTTATTAAGGAATTTTGGAGTAACTACAATGTTTCTCCTGTAAAGGCTACTGATTATTATTATAAGTTTAGCAGAGATACCGACTATATCAGAAGATATAGAGTAAAGAAAGATTTAAAGTGGAAAACCTCCACAGAGTATGGTGACATTGATATTACTATTAATCTTTCTAAGCCTGAGAAAGACCCTAAGGCTATTGCTCAGGCAAAACTACAAAAGCAATCAAGCTATCCAAAGTGCTTACTATGTAAAGAAAATGAAGGTTATGCCGGTAGAATTAACCATCCGGCAAGAAGTAACCACAGAATTATTCCTATAACACTGGACAACAGTCAGTGGTATATGCAGTATTCACCATATGTATATTACAATGAACATTGTATTGTTTTTAACGGTGAACATACACCTATGGTTATTGACTCATCAACATTTAGAAAGCTATTTGACTTTATCAAGATGTTCCCACATTACATTATCGGTTCAAATGCCGATTTGCCTATTGTTGGTGGTTCAATTCTAACTCATGAACATTTCCAAGGTGGCAGATATAACTTTGCACTTAATAAAGCTGATGTAGAAGAAAAGTTTTCCGTATCAGGTTATGAAAATGTGGAATGTGGAATTGTAAAATGGCCTATGTCAGTTATCAGACTTACAGGTGAAGATACTGACAGTCTTATTAAACTTTCAGAGCATATCCTAGAAAAATGGAGAAACTATACTGATGAAGATAGTTTCATCTTTGCTGAAACTGATGGGGAAAGACACTCAACAATTACACCTATTGTTTTCACAAAGAATGGTAAGTATGTAATTGACCTTGTACTGAGAAATAATATTACAACTGAGGAACACCCATTAGGAGTATTCCATCCACACAAAAATTTACACCATATTAAGAAAGAGAATATCGGTCTTATTGAAGTTATGGGACTTGCAGTTTTGCCATCAAGATTAAAGAATGAAATGGCTATGCTAAAGGATGCAATTTTAACCGGTAAGGATATTTCCGGTATTGAAGAAATCAGTAAACATACCGAATGGGTAAATGAATTTACACAGAAGTACAGTTCCATCAATGAAGAAAATATTGATGAAATTCTCCACAAAGAAATCGGTGAAGTATTCTTAAATGTACTTAAAGATGCAGGTGTATTTAAGAGAAACGAAAGTGGCAAAAAAGCATTTAAGAAGTTTATTGAAACATTGTAA
- the galE gene encoding UDP-glucose 4-epimerase GalE, giving the protein MKILVLGGAGYIGSHTVYRLIEQGHSVVVFDNLETGHIEAVHPDAKFYKGDLRNREDIDNVLDNEKDIDAVIHFAANSLVGESMTNPLKYYDNNLNGTKVLLQSLVAHNIDKVVFSSTAATYGEPERTPILETDPTNPTNCYGETKKSMERMFYWVEKAHNLHYVSLRYFNACGAHISGEIGEAHSPETHLIPIILQTATGKRDHISIFGTDYNTKDGTCVRDYIHVTDLAQAHILAVQYLVNGGKSDIFNLGNGVGFTVKEVIEKAKEVTGKDIKVVEEGRRAGDPAVLIASSDKAKKVLGWCPEYDSLDTIISTAWKWHSTHPNGYSK; this is encoded by the coding sequence ATGAAAATTTTGGTTTTAGGTGGAGCTGGTTATATTGGCTCACATACAGTATATAGACTTATTGAACAAGGTCACAGTGTAGTTGTATTTGACAATTTGGAAACAGGTCACATAGAGGCAGTTCATCCTGATGCCAAATTTTATAAGGGTGACCTTAGAAACAGAGAAGATATTGACAATGTTCTTGACAATGAAAAGGACATTGATGCAGTAATTCACTTTGCAGCTAATTCTTTAGTTGGTGAAAGTATGACAAACCCACTTAAGTACTATGACAATAACCTTAACGGTACTAAAGTGTTGTTACAATCTTTAGTTGCTCACAACATTGACAAGGTTGTATTTTCTTCAACTGCTGCAACTTATGGCGAACCTGAAAGAACACCTATCCTAGAAACCGACCCTACTAATCCAACTAACTGTTACGGTGAAACAAAGAAGTCAATGGAAAGAATGTTCTATTGGGTAGAAAAGGCTCACAACCTCCATTATGTATCACTAAGATACTTCAATGCTTGTGGTGCTCATATTAGTGGTGAAATCGGTGAGGCTCATTCTCCTGAAACTCATCTAATCCCAATTATCCTACAAACTGCTACCGGTAAGCGTGACCACATCAGCATTTTTGGTACAGATTACAACACTAAAGATGGCACTTGTGTAAGGGATTATATCCATGTTACAGACTTAGCACAGGCTCATATCCTTGCAGTACAGTACCTTGTTAATGGTGGCAAAAGTGATATTTTCAACCTAGGTAACGGTGTAGGCTTTACAGTAAAAGAAGTTATTGAAAAAGCAAAGGAAGTTACAGGCAAGGATATTAAGGTTGTTGAAGAAGGCAGAAGAGCCGGTGACCCTGCAGTACTTATTGCTTCAAGTGATAAGGCAAAGAAAGTTCTTGGTTGGTGTCCTGAATATGACAGCTTAGATACAATTATCAGTACAGCTTGGAAGTGGCATTCTACCCATCCTAACGGATACAGTAAGTGA
- a CDS encoding galactokinase — translation MINTKEAIKVIYNGEYDNVLKDVYVDENVLDYQKKRYINAIEQYETIFCPDNVEIFSAPGRSEVCGNHTDHQHGKVLATSINLDTIAIASKHNDNIIKLVSDGYDMITLDINDLRINDDEAGTTVSLIRGVLKGLKDKGYKIGGFNAYATSDVLVGAGLSSSAAFEVIIGTIISGLYNDMKIDSVEIAQISQFAENVYFKKPCGLMDQMACSVGGIINIDFKNPEKPIVKKITTDFEQYNYSLCIVDTKGDHVDLTDDYAMIPSEMKKVANYMGKEVLRECDSNEFYLHLAKIREAVGDRPALRAFHFFTEEKNVQNAVDALEKGKFDEFLDAIKKSGNSSFKYLQNVYTNRDVQHQNMSIALALSESLLRTYGVCRVHGGGFAGTIQAFVHNDFVDSYKSFIDNVFGENSCHILKIRKYGGIRVI, via the coding sequence ATGATTAACACTAAGGAAGCTATTAAGGTAATATATAACGGTGAATATGATAATGTACTTAAAGATGTTTATGTAGATGAAAATGTACTTGATTATCAGAAGAAAAGATACATTAATGCTATTGAACAGTACGAAACAATCTTTTGCCCTGACAATGTAGAAATCTTTAGTGCACCGGGTAGAAGTGAAGTTTGTGGTAACCACACTGACCATCAGCACGGTAAGGTACTTGCAACTTCAATTAACCTAGATACAATTGCTATTGCATCAAAGCATAATGACAACATTATCAAGCTTGTATCTGACGGTTACGATATGATTACACTTGATATTAACGACTTAAGAATTAACGATGATGAGGCTGGCACAACAGTCAGCCTCATCAGAGGTGTGCTAAAAGGTCTTAAGGATAAAGGCTACAAAATCGGTGGATTTAATGCTTATGCAACAAGTGATGTACTTGTTGGTGCAGGACTTTCTTCTTCTGCTGCTTTTGAAGTAATTATCGGTACAATTATCTCAGGTCTATATAATGATATGAAAATTGACTCAGTAGAAATTGCACAGATTTCTCAATTTGCAGAAAATGTATATTTCAAGAAACCTTGTGGCCTTATGGACCAGATGGCTTGTTCAGTTGGTGGTATTATCAACATTGACTTTAAGAATCCTGAAAAGCCTATTGTAAAGAAAATCACTACAGATTTTGAACAGTATAATTACAGCCTATGTATTGTAGATACCAAGGGTGACCATGTTGACCTTACTGATGACTATGCAATGATTCCTTCTGAAATGAAGAAAGTTGCAAACTATATGGGCAAGGAAGTTCTTAGAGAATGTGACTCAAACGAATTTTATCTTCACCTTGCTAAAATTAGAGAGGCAGTAGGTGACAGACCTGCTCTTAGAGCATTCCACTTCTTTACAGAAGAAAAGAATGTTCAAAACGCAGTTGATGCTCTTGAAAAGGGTAAGTTTGATGAATTCCTAGATGCAATCAAAAAGTCAGGTAACTCATCATTTAAGTATCTACAAAATGTTTATACAAATAGAGATGTACAACATCAGAATATGTCAATTGCCCTTGCACTAAGCGAAAGCCTACTAAGAACATATGGTGTATGCAGAGTTCATGGTGGTGGTTTTGCCGGTACAATTCAGGCATTTGTACACAATGACTTTGTAGATAGCTACAAGTCATTTATTGACAATGTGTTTGGAGAAAATTCTTGTCATATTCTAAAGATTAGAAAATACGGTGGTATCAGAGTAATTTAA
- the melB gene encoding melibiose:sodium transporter MelB, translated as MKRSSERRLDGKIPARIKYTFAFGALGKDMIYGMIATFSMIYFTDIIKVNPVFIGAMFFVAKLWDAFNDLFMGMIVDNTRSRWGKFIPWLVIGTLVNSVIFVVLFTDFHLSGVGLCVFATAAYIMWGMTYTIMDIPYWSIIPNLTTNPEEREKVSVLPRIFASIGQSLIIAGFGVKIIEALSGGTTNQAGYHRFALIIAAVFILTIGITVINLPKGQDKSVPEQKVKFKDIFKIIGKNDQLRWAVTLIFLYNIGIQCIMGVATYYFKYVCGDADMMSSFMISASIAEVVGLIVFPKVAKMLSRKTSFLLACTLPAFGLIMLLLVGIFAPNNVVLTSISGVIVKLGTGLELGCATVFLADVVDYGEYKLGVRNEGVVFSLQTLIVKFTAALTALGIGAALGSTKYVPGQEQSFATVASISALMCIVPAVCMLIAYVVYKKKYKLHDNMLKRIINTITARREGKIDMTEEINENGVTEPSHFSAKDTLKVGAK; from the coding sequence ATGAAACGCAGTTCTGAACGCAGACTTGACGGCAAGATTCCTGCAAGAATCAAATATACCTTTGCATTTGGTGCTTTAGGTAAAGATATGATTTACGGTATGATTGCCACATTCTCAATGATTTACTTTACAGATATTATCAAAGTAAATCCTGTATTTATCGGTGCAATGTTCTTTGTTGCAAAACTATGGGACGCATTTAACGATTTATTTATGGGTATGATTGTTGACAATACAAGGTCAAGATGGGGTAAGTTCATTCCTTGGCTTGTAATCGGTACACTTGTTAACTCAGTAATATTTGTAGTATTGTTTACAGATTTCCACCTAAGTGGTGTTGGCCTTTGTGTATTTGCTACTGCAGCATATATTATGTGGGGTATGACTTACACAATTATGGATATTCCTTATTGGTCAATTATTCCTAACCTAACTACTAACCCTGAAGAAAGAGAAAAGGTTTCAGTTTTACCTAGAATTTTCGCAAGTATCGGTCAGTCACTAATTATTGCCGGTTTTGGTGTAAAGATTATTGAAGCACTTAGTGGTGGCACAACTAACCAAGCAGGTTATCATCGTTTTGCTTTAATTATTGCAGCAGTATTTATCCTAACAATCGGTATTACAGTTATTAACCTACCTAAGGGTCAGGACAAATCAGTTCCTGAACAGAAGGTTAAGTTCAAAGATATTTTTAAGATTATCGGTAAGAACGATCAGCTAAGATGGGCTGTTACACTAATTTTCCTATACAACATTGGTATTCAGTGCATTATGGGTGTTGCAACATACTACTTCAAATATGTTTGTGGTGATGCCGATATGATGTCATCATTTATGATTAGTGCATCTATTGCTGAAGTTGTTGGTTTGATTGTATTCCCTAAGGTAGCTAAGATGCTTTCAAGAAAAACATCATTCCTACTTGCTTGTACACTTCCTGCTTTTGGTCTAATTATGTTACTACTTGTTGGTATCTTTGCTCCAAACAATGTTGTACTAACTTCAATCTCAGGTGTTATCGTAAAGCTCGGTACAGGTCTTGAACTTGGTTGTGCAACAGTATTCCTTGCTGATGTTGTTGACTATGGTGAATACAAACTTGGTGTTAGAAACGAAGGTGTTGTATTCTCACTACAGACACTAATTGTTAAGTTTACAGCAGCTTTAACTGCTCTTGGTATCGGTGCTGCTCTAGGTAGTACAAAGTATGTTCCGGGTCAGGAACAGTCATTTGCAACAGTTGCATCAATCAGTGCTTTAATGTGCATTGTTCCTGCAGTTTGTATGCTAATCGCTTATGTAGTATACAAGAAAAAGTATAAGTTACATGACAATATGCTAAAGAGAATTATCAATACTATTACAGCCAGAAGAGAAGGCAAAATTGATATGACAGAAGAAATTAACGAAAACGGTGTTACAGAACCATCACATTTTTCAGCTAAAGATACTTTAAAGGTAGGTGCTAAGTAA
- a CDS encoding LacI family DNA-binding transcriptional regulator, which produces MATIRDVAKKANVSVATVSRVLNNDTTLSTSIETRQKVFAAAKELNYVKKKRTVSAPTCVIGILQWFSSKQEIEDNYYFLMRQGIEDYCSKNNINIVRTFKTDINYMEALNDVDGIICLGKFSKQEVENLRNLNSNIVFLDMIVENIEITSISLDFRQAVNDAVNYLYNLGHKDIGFLGGIEELEDGTVYPDKRLSAFENACDSKGINYKNYILQDKFTTASGYGMMKELIESEKVPSAIFAASDPIAIGAMRALQENGYKIPEDVSIIGFDNTELSGYTNPPLTTMSAPVYAMGIYGIQVINTMLHSKNNKLLSPMKIYMPCPIKIRNSCGKPQQ; this is translated from the coding sequence TTGGCTACTATTAGAGATGTAGCAAAGAAAGCTAATGTTTCTGTTGCTACTGTTTCAAGGGTACTAAACAATGACACAACACTTAGTACTTCTATTGAAACCAGACAAAAAGTCTTTGCAGCAGCAAAAGAACTGAATTATGTTAAGAAAAAGCGAACAGTATCAGCTCCTACCTGTGTTATTGGCATTTTGCAATGGTTCTCATCTAAGCAAGAAATCGAGGACAACTACTACTTCTTAATGCGTCAGGGTATTGAGGACTACTGTTCTAAGAATAATATAAATATTGTAAGAACTTTCAAAACAGATATTAACTATATGGAAGCACTTAATGATGTTGACGGTATAATTTGTTTAGGAAAGTTTAGTAAACAAGAGGTAGAAAATTTACGAAACTTAAACAGTAATATTGTTTTTCTGGATATGATTGTTGAGAATATTGAAATTACTTCTATCTCCCTAGACTTTAGACAAGCAGTTAACGATGCAGTTAACTATCTATATAACCTAGGTCACAAGGATATTGGTTTCTTAGGTGGTATTGAGGAGCTTGAGGATGGTACTGTTTATCCCGATAAGCGTTTATCAGCATTTGAAAATGCTTGTGACAGTAAAGGCATCAACTACAAAAATTATATTTTACAAGACAAGTTCACTACTGCATCCGGTTACGGTATGATGAAAGAACTTATTGAAAGTGAAAAAGTACCATCAGCAATTTTTGCAGCAAGTGACCCTATAGCTATTGGTGCTATGAGAGCATTACAAGAGAATGGCTACAAAATTCCGGAAGATGTTTCTATTATCGGTTTTGATAATACTGAACTTTCAGGATACACCAACCCACCACTAACCACAATGAGTGCACCGGTTTATGCAATGGGTATTTATGGTATACAGGTTATCAACACTATGTTACATTCTAAGAACAACAAGCTACTTTCTCCTATGAAAATATATATGCCTTGTCCTATTAAAATCAGAAATTCATGTGGAAAGCCACAACAGTAA